The following are encoded together in the Synergistaceae bacterium genome:
- a CDS encoding polysaccharide deacetylase family protein — MIRRLMLLSLALFACLEWGTLSDERSKYGIASGDPFVREVVLTFDDGPRESGMQEIISVLESYDVHATFFVVGKFAERYGRITLMLANSGQELANHTYTHPKLFRLWVEKIMREAERCDEVLESLGIRKTRFLRPPGGSFTMNIFNAMRRMNLCLGLWSLNTGDYTGRPAEEISRLVLKSTKPGTIILMHSGVPNTVQALPAIIEGLKSQGYTFVRLEEMRDSKKKFQKFDEVVAAAGIKIAAPNLDNV; from the coding sequence ATGATTCGTAGATTAATGCTCCTGAGTCTGGCTTTGTTTGCGTGTCTTGAATGGGGTACGCTCTCGGACGAAAGGAGCAAATACGGCATTGCATCGGGAGATCCATTTGTGCGTGAGGTTGTATTAACATTTGATGACGGTCCGCGCGAATCTGGTATGCAGGAAATTATAAGCGTCCTAGAGTCTTATGATGTTCACGCGACATTTTTTGTGGTCGGGAAATTTGCCGAGCGTTATGGGAGAATAACTCTTATGCTTGCTAATTCAGGCCAAGAACTTGCGAATCACACTTACACCCACCCGAAATTATTTCGCTTATGGGTTGAGAAAATTATGCGTGAGGCCGAACGCTGCGATGAAGTGTTAGAGTCGCTTGGTATTCGCAAGACAAGATTTTTGCGTCCTCCGGGCGGATCTTTTACCATGAACATATTTAACGCTATGAGACGAATGAATTTATGTCTAGGACTATGGAGCTTGAACACCGGCGATTATACCGGCAGACCAGCAGAAGAAATTTCGCGCTTAGTCCTCAAGAGCACGAAACCCGGTACAATAATATTAATGCATTCTGGAGTCCCTAACACTGTTCAAGCCTTGCCCGCAATAATCGAAGGGTTAAAATCTCAAGGTTATACGTTCGTGAGGCTTGAGGAAATGAGAGACTCCAAGAAGAAATTCCAAAAATTTGATGAAGTGGTTGCAGCTGCAGGTATTAAAATCGCTGCTCCTAATTTGGATAATGTC
- a CDS encoding MetQ/NlpA family ABC transporter substrate-binding protein, whose product MTKKFLAALVLVLALAVSVSAEQVVRLGVTGSVYDEMWAPAKEMLAKQGITLEVIQFTDYVTPNRALADGDIDLNGFQHRIYFADELASRNYQLTNIANTFVVPLNLYSIKIKKLDEIKDGDVIAIPNDPTNGGRAIKVLATSGLITLKAGAGFNPTKEDIEKYNVKITIQELAANTIPSALPDITAGVINDTYALDYGLKASDAVFADQAREKEYWNLIAARTSDLADPAKVELYSKVVAAYQSPEMKAALAELYGGFFRPVGWDEDLLAPFKK is encoded by the coding sequence ATGACAAAGAAATTTTTAGCGGCTTTAGTGCTTGTTCTCGCTCTTGCAGTGAGTGTGTCGGCTGAACAGGTCGTAAGACTCGGCGTTACCGGAAGCGTTTACGATGAAATGTGGGCACCAGCTAAGGAAATGTTAGCAAAGCAGGGAATTACTCTCGAAGTGATTCAATTCACCGATTATGTAACACCTAACAGGGCGCTTGCTGATGGAGATATTGATTTAAACGGTTTCCAGCACAGAATTTATTTTGCTGACGAGCTTGCAAGCAGAAATTATCAGCTCACTAACATAGCAAATACTTTTGTTGTGCCTCTGAACCTTTATTCAATCAAGATTAAGAAACTTGACGAGATCAAAGACGGCGACGTTATTGCGATTCCTAATGACCCTACAAACGGCGGACGAGCTATAAAAGTTTTGGCGACTTCAGGTTTAATCACGTTGAAGGCCGGAGCAGGCTTTAACCCTACAAAAGAAGACATCGAGAAATATAACGTGAAAATTACGATTCAGGAACTCGCAGCAAATACGATTCCTTCAGCTTTACCCGACATCACAGCAGGTGTAATTAATGACACATACGCACTTGATTACGGACTGAAGGCAAGCGACGCAGTTTTTGCAGATCAGGCACGCGAAAAAGAATACTGGAATCTAATCGCAGCAAGAACTTCAGATTTGGCAGATCCCGCAAAAGTCGAACTTTACAGCAAAGTTGTAGCAGCCTATCAGAGTCCCGAAATGAAAGCAGCACTTGCAGAACTTTACGGCGGATTCTTTAGGCCGGTCGGCTGGGACGAAGATTTATTAGCACCGTTCAAGAAATAA
- a CDS encoding ABC transporter permease translates to MRRLPEFWKACGDTLLMEVWAGSICYVLGLIFGIILTVTKPGGIMENRPVYQVLDKIINLFRSIPFIILLTALMPLSRWIMGTAIYVRGVIVPLVFGATPFFSRQIESALAQTDKGLIEAALSMGSSPFEVIFRVYLRESLAPIIRAITITAISLLGLTAMAGAVGAGGLGDFAIRYGHDRNMIDITWVTVIVLVLGVSLVQWLGEFLARKNTH, encoded by the coding sequence ATGCGTCGTTTGCCGGAGTTCTGGAAGGCCTGCGGTGATACACTTTTAATGGAGGTCTGGGCAGGAAGTATTTGTTATGTGCTTGGCCTGATATTCGGGATTATATTAACAGTTACCAAGCCCGGCGGCATAATGGAAAATCGTCCGGTTTATCAAGTTCTCGACAAAATCATAAATTTATTTCGTTCGATACCGTTTATTATTTTGCTGACAGCTTTAATGCCTCTTTCGCGCTGGATAATGGGAACTGCTATTTATGTGCGCGGCGTTATTGTCCCGTTAGTGTTTGGGGCGACTCCGTTTTTCTCGCGTCAAATTGAGAGTGCACTTGCTCAGACAGATAAAGGACTCATTGAAGCAGCTTTATCAATGGGATCCAGCCCGTTTGAAGTCATATTCAGAGTTTATCTGCGTGAAAGTCTTGCGCCGATTATACGAGCAATTACTATAACAGCAATCAGCTTACTTGGATTAACAGCGATGGCCGGTGCTGTCGGTGCTGGAGGACTGGGAGATTTTGCGATTCGTTACGGTCATGACAGAAACATGATAGACATTACGTGGGTTACAGTTATTGTGCTTGTGTTAGGAGTGAGTCTCGTTCAGTGGCTCGGTGAATTTCTAGCGCGGAAAAATACACATTAG
- a CDS encoding ATP-binding cassette domain-containing protein — MIELEHVIKNFHADKKNDAIHAVNDVSLTINDGEIFGIIGFSGAGKSTLVRCINLLERPDSGSVRIDGVEMTKLKPRELYKARTKIGMIFQQFNLMPSRTVLQNVAYPLKGMTRDEIKKRVRELLALVEISDKENAYPSELSGGQKQRVAIARALANDPKILLCDEATSALDPQTTGSILQLLKDLNKMLGLTIVVITHEMEVVKNICRKAAVMDAGKIIEQGDVFTIFSSPQHTVTRNFVRSTSNLSKIETLIRDDSPMVKLKPGEVMARLVYIHADVSEPLISYASRAFDIEINIILADVEIVAGAMVGGTVVIFNGEREKIDNAINYYKSKDIRVEVIQDARA, encoded by the coding sequence TTGATTGAACTTGAACACGTAATAAAAAATTTTCATGCAGACAAGAAAAATGACGCTATTCACGCCGTTAATGATGTATCGCTGACTATTAATGACGGTGAAATTTTCGGCATAATCGGCTTCTCAGGTGCAGGAAAATCTACCCTTGTGCGTTGTATAAATCTGCTTGAACGCCCTGACTCCGGTTCTGTCAGAATTGACGGTGTCGAGATGACAAAGTTAAAGCCTCGCGAACTCTACAAAGCACGCACTAAAATAGGAATGATATTCCAGCAATTTAATTTGATGCCGTCCCGCACTGTCCTGCAAAATGTAGCTTACCCGTTGAAGGGCATGACCCGCGATGAAATAAAAAAACGTGTGCGTGAATTATTAGCTCTCGTAGAAATTTCTGACAAGGAAAACGCTTATCCGTCCGAATTATCCGGAGGCCAGAAACAAAGAGTCGCAATCGCACGAGCCTTAGCAAATGACCCGAAAATTTTATTGTGCGACGAAGCAACCAGCGCGCTTGACCCGCAGACAACAGGTTCTATTCTGCAATTACTCAAAGATTTAAATAAAATGCTTGGCCTTACAATTGTAGTAATCACTCACGAAATGGAAGTAGTAAAAAATATCTGCCGAAAAGCTGCAGTAATGGACGCAGGGAAAATTATCGAACAAGGCGACGTTTTCACAATATTTTCAAGCCCTCAGCACACTGTAACGCGAAATTTTGTGCGGTCTACTTCTAATTTGTCAAAGATTGAAACGTTGATACGAGATGACTCGCCTATGGTCAAATTAAAGCCTGGTGAAGTAATGGCAAGACTCGTTTATATTCATGCGGACGTGTCAGAACCGTTAATTTCTTATGCGTCGAGAGCGTTTGACATTGAGATAAATATTATTCTCGCTGATGTTGAAATCGTTGCGGGTGCGATGGTCGGCGGAACTGTCGTAATCTTCAACGGTGAGCGCGAAAAAATTGACAATGCCATAAATTATTACAAGAGCAAAGATATTAGAGTCGAGGTGATTCAGGATGCAAGAGCTTAA
- a CDS encoding lipid-binding SYLF domain-containing protein — protein sequence MKKLALLLFILVIYCGTAFASADSIIGSAVSMVNEMAARSDASDLAASLKSSYAIAIVPSMVKAGFVFGGSYGEGLILVKKNGKWYGPSFYNIGGPSFGFQIGAENISLLLSVINQAGVDAFLHSRTKLGGDIGVTAGPVGRRAEAATDGRVRASIYSYSMTKGLFAGLSLEGSVVSVSVKRNTEYYGKKVAALDALEKPATGKSIQPLVKALDNLMSK from the coding sequence ATGAAGAAATTAGCACTATTATTATTTATCTTAGTAATTTATTGCGGGACTGCATTTGCGTCGGCTGATAGCATAATCGGATCGGCTGTCTCAATGGTAAACGAAATGGCAGCTCGTAGTGACGCGTCAGATTTGGCGGCATCTCTGAAAAGTTCTTACGCAATCGCAATAGTTCCTTCAATGGTCAAGGCTGGTTTTGTCTTCGGCGGCTCATACGGCGAGGGCTTAATACTCGTCAAGAAAAACGGAAAATGGTACGGACCGAGCTTCTATAATATCGGCGGGCCTTCGTTTGGGTTCCAGATTGGCGCAGAAAATATTTCACTCTTGTTATCTGTCATAAATCAGGCTGGAGTCGATGCATTCCTTCACAGCAGAACAAAATTAGGCGGCGACATTGGCGTAACTGCAGGGCCGGTCGGTCGTCGTGCAGAGGCTGCAACAGATGGACGCGTAAGAGCTTCAATTTATAGCTACTCCATGACAAAAGGACTCTTTGCGGGCTTATCTCTTGAAGGTTCAGTCGTCAGCGTGAGTGTAAAGCGCAACACAGAATATTACGGCAAAAAAGTAGCAGCCCTTGACGCACTCGAAAAACCTGCAACGGGAAAAAGTATCCAGCCTTTAGTGAAAGCTCTTGATAATTTAATGAGCAAATAA
- a CDS encoding YcxB family protein yields MCLYRTSIEHNAKTIQALYKAQYYTYDKARIILRFSAGLAMIIICAASNLYLWLKGLLLLAGAWLVSVPDFPAQMRADKVLQARKNFPVMNYEFHDEFIIISGEGSMKISYPQIKNLVHDKEYYYMFIARDSVCMMQKSSLAPNEQENFTKFISLKTGQNWKQNKFFLAMNLTDIRELCKTLTKD; encoded by the coding sequence ATGTGCCTTTACCGAACATCAATAGAACATAACGCAAAGACGATTCAGGCTTTATACAAGGCACAATATTATACGTATGACAAAGCGAGAATAATTTTGCGTTTTTCTGCGGGGCTTGCAATGATAATTATCTGCGCGGCCTCGAATCTTTATTTATGGCTGAAGGGCTTATTACTGCTCGCCGGTGCGTGGCTGGTGTCTGTTCCTGATTTTCCCGCACAAATGAGAGCTGATAAAGTCTTGCAGGCACGAAAAAATTTCCCGGTCATGAATTATGAATTTCACGACGAATTTATAATAATTTCCGGTGAAGGCTCTATGAAAATTTCTTACCCGCAAATAAAAAATTTAGTCCATGACAAAGAATATTATTACATGTTCATAGCGCGAGACTCAGTCTGCATGATGCAAAAATCGAGTCTTGCGCCTAACGAACAAGAAAACTTCACAAAATTTATTTCTCTCAAAACGGGTCAAAACTGGAAGCAGAATAAATTTTTTCTCGCTATGAATTTAACTGATATTCGGGAATTATGCAAAACTCTCACGAAGGATTAA
- a CDS encoding LacI family DNA-binding transcriptional regulator codes for MVTIRDVARLAGVSVATVSIVMNNKSKERSIPESTQERIKNAMRELGYQPNVSARRLRSKYKQSPVIAFFWPKNLRFSMFTSFVDAFLSAIHNAKLDFELVIQTYERGKLEEFDEQLTKRGYNGVIIGGCTEDDIKHLEKMSLLMPVVLINRESEKFSTVGINDDLVGKIAAREFVRKGIRSAGVFAVPNGHIGSNARVAAFFKYCKYYGINVDFDSVLRSESTFDGGYYIAGNFCEIKNRPHAVFCDSDSIAIGAVKAFHDMNINVPKDIEILTVDLSISGFSAYFSPSLSVIELPNDEIAKRVINILHKKISSGSQSLEHVKIEPRLILRESFA; via the coding sequence ATGGTAACAATTAGAGATGTGGCACGACTCGCAGGTGTTTCCGTTGCAACTGTGTCAATCGTGATGAACAATAAATCAAAGGAACGTTCAATCCCCGAGTCAACTCAAGAAAGAATCAAAAACGCAATGCGCGAGCTTGGTTATCAACCGAATGTAAGTGCGCGCCGTCTTCGTTCAAAATATAAACAGTCCCCTGTTATAGCTTTTTTCTGGCCGAAGAATTTAAGATTTAGCATGTTCACGTCGTTTGTAGATGCATTTTTGAGCGCGATCCATAATGCAAAACTAGATTTCGAGCTTGTTATACAGACTTATGAACGCGGAAAACTTGAAGAATTTGACGAACAATTAACAAAACGGGGCTACAACGGCGTAATAATCGGCGGCTGCACTGAAGACGATATAAAGCACCTCGAAAAAATGAGTCTTTTAATGCCGGTCGTACTAATAAACCGCGAGTCAGAAAAATTTTCAACAGTCGGAATAAATGATGACTTAGTCGGAAAAATCGCAGCTAGAGAATTTGTGCGCAAGGGTATACGTTCCGCCGGAGTTTTCGCTGTTCCCAATGGTCATATAGGTTCAAATGCCCGTGTTGCTGCGTTCTTCAAATATTGCAAGTATTACGGGATAAATGTAGATTTCGATAGTGTTCTGCGTAGTGAAAGCACATTTGACGGCGGTTATTATATTGCTGGAAATTTTTGCGAGATAAAGAACAGGCCGCACGCTGTTTTTTGCGATTCTGATTCTATCGCGATCGGAGCAGTAAAAGCCTTTCACGACATGAACATAAACGTCCCGAAAGATATAGAGATTCTCACGGTTGATTTGAGCATTTCAGGTTTTAGCGCTTATTTTTCGCCGTCGCTGAGTGTTATAGAACTTCCAAATGATGAAATTGCAAAGAGGGTGATAAATATTTTGCATAAAAAAATTTCGTCGGGCTCTCAAAGTCTCGAACATGTAAAAATTGAACCGCGTTTAATCCTTCGTGAGAGTTTTGCATAA
- a CDS encoding NAD(P)H-dependent oxidoreductase, translating to MNDTIIIYFSKSGHTKKIAELIAHEINAPIHEITTEKIYPKNYLMTILAARKEFNHNEKPALTSEPIANFDSYNKILLGFPIWWFTCPQAIISFLEKYNFSGKKIYPFCTSGGSNCEKATAKIRDLCKDSQVIDGIKANNLDPAKISEWLK from the coding sequence ATGAACGACACAATAATTATTTATTTCTCTAAGAGCGGCCACACTAAGAAAATCGCAGAGTTAATCGCACATGAAATTAACGCGCCTATCCACGAGATAACAACAGAAAAAATTTATCCGAAAAATTATTTGATGACCATTTTAGCAGCCCGCAAAGAATTTAATCACAACGAGAAACCCGCATTAACTAGCGAGCCGATTGCAAATTTTGACTCCTACAATAAAATTTTACTGGGCTTCCCGATTTGGTGGTTTACATGTCCGCAAGCTATTATTTCATTCTTGGAAAAATATAATTTCTCCGGCAAAAAAATTTATCCGTTCTGCACTTCCGGCGGCTCAAACTGTGAGAAGGCAACCGCAAAGATTCGCGACTTATGCAAAGACTCTCAGGTCATCGACGGAATCAAAGCAAATAATTTAGACCCCGCAAAAATTTCCGAGTGGCTGAAATAA
- a CDS encoding DUF362 domain-containing protein, giving the protein MSKILFIAQKNYNQHEIDSAITRAFDFFGGAKNFINPGDKVLLKVNLVAGHDVTRRVTTDPAIVRAAAKLVISCGGVPFIADSPGIDKFYNAAQKAGFIDIANELGIECRELTDPVNLPVKSGADFHKIQVSKYVLESDKIINLAKLKTHGQMYLTMGVKNLFGCIPGRLKAGWHYNVGLNREKFASLLLDIYAGVSPCFTIIDGVIGMHGEGPTSGDAYNFGLIGAAVDALSMDFWLCKFLGADFNEYPLYLAAKKRNMTQCTLRPEDISGDFAPSQLFKNVVLPKTHSMRLIPRIPFLDKLMTSKPVHIPEKCIGCGRCEAICAAKALKHENKKLYFDYSKCIRCYCCHEMCPVKAIEFQESKLLKLVNFLTQR; this is encoded by the coding sequence ATGAGCAAAATTTTATTTATCGCACAAAAAAATTATAATCAACACGAAATAGACTCAGCTATTACACGAGCATTTGACTTTTTCGGAGGCGCAAAAAATTTCATCAATCCCGGCGATAAAGTCCTGTTAAAAGTTAATCTCGTCGCAGGTCATGACGTAACGCGCAGAGTTACAACAGATCCCGCAATAGTAAGAGCCGCCGCAAAATTAGTGATTTCTTGCGGGGGAGTGCCGTTTATCGCTGACAGTCCGGGAATAGACAAATTTTACAACGCAGCACAAAAGGCCGGATTTATTGATATTGCAAACGAACTCGGAATCGAATGCAGAGAACTCACAGACCCGGTTAATTTACCAGTCAAAAGCGGCGCAGACTTCCATAAAATTCAAGTGAGCAAATATGTATTAGAATCAGATAAAATTATAAATCTCGCAAAATTAAAGACTCACGGCCAAATGTATTTAACTATGGGAGTAAAAAATTTGTTCGGCTGCATTCCCGGAAGGTTAAAAGCCGGCTGGCATTATAACGTAGGCTTAAATCGTGAAAAATTTGCGTCGTTATTGCTTGATATTTATGCGGGCGTTAGTCCTTGCTTCACGATTATTGACGGCGTTATCGGTATGCACGGAGAAGGCCCCACGTCCGGCGATGCTTATAATTTCGGGTTAATTGGTGCTGCTGTTGACGCGCTTTCGATGGATTTCTGGCTGTGTAAATTTCTGGGTGCTGACTTCAACGAATACCCGTTATACTTGGCCGCAAAAAAACGCAATATGACTCAATGCACGCTAAGACCTGAAGACATTTCCGGCGATTTTGCACCGTCTCAACTCTTTAAAAATGTTGTGTTGCCTAAGACTCATTCAATGCGGTTAATTCCTAGAATACCGTTTTTGGATAAATTAATGACATCGAAGCCCGTTCATATTCCGGAAAAGTGCATTGGTTGCGGACGTTGTGAGGCTATTTGCGCGGCTAAGGCTCTCAAGCATGAGAACAAAAAATTATATTTCGATTATAGCAAGTGCATTCGTTGTTATTGTTGTCATGAAATGTGCCCGGTTAAAGCTATAGAATTTCAAGAGAGTAAATTATTGAAGCTCGTAAATTTTTTGACTCAGAGATAA
- a CDS encoding TerD family protein has product MAISLSKGQKINLSKDNPGLSRLLVGLGWDTNKYKGGADFDLDASAFLLGSNGKVPSDSDFVFYHNLKHYSGAVTHTGDNLTGEGDGDDEVIKVDLSKVPANISKITFTVTIYEADSRRQNFGQVSNAYIHIFDEVNKKELIRYDLGEDFSIETAVVVGEIYRNGTEWNFNAIGSGYKGGLRALCLDFGVNV; this is encoded by the coding sequence ATGGCAATAAGTCTATCTAAGGGACAAAAAATTAATCTCTCGAAGGATAACCCCGGATTATCGCGTTTACTTGTCGGACTCGGCTGGGACACTAATAAATATAAAGGCGGTGCAGATTTTGATCTTGACGCGTCTGCATTCTTGCTCGGTTCTAATGGTAAAGTGCCAAGCGACTCTGATTTCGTGTTCTACCATAATTTAAAACATTATTCCGGTGCAGTTACTCATACGGGCGATAATTTAACTGGTGAAGGCGACGGCGACGACGAAGTTATAAAAGTTGATCTCTCAAAGGTTCCCGCAAATATCAGCAAGATAACTTTCACTGTAACTATATATGAAGCTGACTCACGCAGACAAAATTTCGGCCAAGTGTCTAATGCTTATATTCACATTTTCGACGAGGTAAACAAGAAAGAATTAATACGCTATGATCTGGGCGAAGATTTCTCGATTGAGACTGCTGTTGTTGTCGGTGAAATTTATAGAAACGGCACAGAATGGAATTTTAACGCGATCGGATCGGGCTACAAGGGCGGTTTGCGTGCGTTGTGCTTAGATTTCGGAGTTAACGTATAA
- a CDS encoding phenylalanine--tRNA ligase subunit beta, with translation MLISWELLKNFIDIEPADLTPEQLAERLTFSGSEVESITYTAGKMSGIVAARIDALEQHPTERKYFIAHLNTGTGEHICVTSATNMKKGDTVFYAGAGSILPDGTEMGIRDFAGVQSFGMMLSAQELGLHDVDDPSGLLILPDDAMRGDRCENLYHIGDVILDVSITPNRGDLLSHLGMSREIKGLFPKSRLKTPEWLRPLKQENEWPENFGNISLPDKGCYCYRLGLATGAKIKGSPLTAKIDLAHLGMRPINNAVDVTNYVMLMLGQPLHAFDLNTLPAREITVRAAHDGEKMQTLDGKERLLTVKDMLITSGGEAIALAGVMGGEQTGINDDTRTIVIESASFSPIRVGHTSRRLGINSEAAFRFSRTVDPALSKTALTAAGNLIRDWCGADVNYRPLYAENNISEPKTIKLTREKLSTYLSWDNMSEATKILEGFGIKHTGEGKFLPPSWRPDITIEEDLIEEIGRFRGYNDAPDRLPGEMPKRADIGDYMRLAGYVRNSLMARGYTEVLTYSFLPEDFPEKLRIPDNDLRAKTLKLANPISREQMAMRTTLLPGLLMGLKTSILSGWRDPVKIFEQGRVFLIDPEREHTEPEHAAAILFNGTDTRAAFNNRAEDFYNIKSDIESLIRSRGFEAKFKSGHEPFMHSGQTADIFVNGVKVGFVGRLKPVIEQELNITGVYAFEIDLTFMLRADKPEFKPASQFPASFRDISLLVSIDKSNDSVMQDIRESFNESGNNDLSLEKLRLFDIYEGKNIPEGFRSLAYSLSYRSHARTLKDEEVESVHNEVRESLKRKGYIIR, from the coding sequence ATGTTAATTTCTTGGGAACTCTTGAAAAATTTTATAGACATTGAACCGGCTGACTTGACTCCCGAACAGCTTGCAGAGAGATTAACTTTTTCAGGCTCAGAAGTCGAGAGCATTACTTACACTGCCGGAAAAATGAGCGGTATTGTTGCAGCCAGAATCGACGCACTAGAACAGCACCCGACCGAACGAAAATATTTTATTGCTCACCTCAACACAGGCACGGGCGAACATATTTGCGTAACAAGTGCAACAAACATGAAGAAGGGCGACACAGTTTTTTACGCTGGAGCAGGTTCGATTTTGCCCGACGGTACAGAAATGGGCATTAGAGATTTTGCAGGCGTTCAAAGTTTCGGCATGATGTTAAGTGCTCAAGAACTCGGCTTGCATGACGTTGATGACCCTTCCGGACTGTTAATTTTGCCTGACGACGCAATGAGGGGCGACAGGTGCGAAAATTTATATCATATCGGCGATGTAATTTTAGATGTGTCAATTACTCCGAATCGCGGCGATTTGTTGAGTCATTTAGGAATGTCGAGAGAGATTAAAGGCTTGTTCCCTAAATCGCGGTTAAAGACTCCTGAGTGGCTGCGTCCATTAAAGCAAGAAAATGAATGGCCTGAGAATTTCGGAAATATTTCACTTCCTGATAAGGGCTGTTACTGCTATAGATTAGGACTCGCTACAGGTGCAAAGATAAAAGGTTCTCCGCTCACTGCAAAAATTGACTTGGCTCACTTGGGAATGAGACCGATTAATAACGCCGTTGACGTAACAAATTATGTTATGTTAATGCTTGGCCAGCCTTTACACGCGTTTGACTTGAATACTCTTCCTGCACGCGAAATAACAGTAAGGGCAGCTCATGACGGCGAAAAAATGCAGACTCTTGACGGCAAAGAAAGACTCTTGACAGTTAAAGATATGCTCATCACGTCAGGCGGTGAAGCTATTGCACTTGCTGGCGTTATGGGAGGCGAGCAGACCGGCATTAATGACGATACACGCACGATTGTAATAGAAAGCGCAAGTTTTTCACCCATTAGAGTCGGTCATACATCGCGAAGACTGGGCATAAATTCAGAAGCTGCATTCAGATTTTCACGAACTGTAGACCCAGCATTAAGCAAGACTGCACTAACTGCCGCAGGGAATTTGATTCGCGACTGGTGCGGAGCTGATGTCAATTACAGGCCCTTATACGCAGAAAATAATATCTCTGAGCCTAAAACTATTAAATTAACCCGCGAAAAACTTTCTACTTATTTATCATGGGACAACATGAGCGAGGCAACAAAGATTCTCGAAGGATTCGGCATTAAGCACACAGGAGAAGGAAAATTTTTACCGCCTTCATGGAGACCTGATATTACGATAGAAGAGGACTTAATCGAGGAAATTGGCCGCTTCAGAGGTTATAACGACGCTCCCGACAGATTACCCGGAGAAATGCCCAAACGCGCAGATATAGGCGATTATATGAGGCTCGCAGGATATGTGCGAAATTCTTTGATGGCTAGAGGTTATACGGAAGTGTTGACTTATAGTTTTCTGCCGGAAGATTTCCCCGAAAAATTAAGAATCCCCGATAATGATTTACGCGCAAAGACTCTAAAACTCGCTAACCCCATAAGCCGCGAACAAATGGCAATGAGAACAACTCTTTTGCCGGGACTCTTAATGGGACTCAAGACAAGCATTTTATCAGGCTGGAGAGATCCCGTGAAAATTTTTGAGCAGGGCAGAGTCTTCCTAATCGACCCAGAACGCGAGCACACCGAACCCGAACACGCAGCAGCAATTTTATTCAACGGTACCGACACAAGAGCAGCATTTAATAACCGCGCTGAAGATTTCTATAACATTAAATCAGACATTGAGTCATTAATCAGATCACGAGGCTTTGAGGCAAAATTTAAATCAGGTCATGAACCTTTTATGCATTCAGGACAAACGGCTGATATTTTCGTGAATGGCGTAAAAGTCGGCTTTGTCGGACGGCTTAAACCAGTAATCGAGCAGGAATTAAATATTACCGGCGTTTATGCGTTCGAGATTGATTTAACGTTCATGCTGAGAGCTGATAAACCAGAATTTAAGCCCGCGAGTCAATTCCCGGCCTCGTTCCGTGATATTTCGCTTTTAGTATCGATTGACAAGAGCAATGACTCAGTAATGCAGGATATTCGAGAGTCATTTAATGAGTCGGGAAATAATGATTTGTCGCTCGAAAAATTGCGTTTATTTGACATCTACGAGGGTAAAAATATTCCTGAAGGATTCAGAAGTCTTGCATATTCATTAAGTTACAGATCTCACGCGCGGACACTCAAGGATGAAGAAGTAGAAAGCGTTCACAATGAAGTCCGAGAGAGTTTAAAGCGTAAAGGCTACATAATTCGCTAA